The following are encoded in a window of Hippoglossus hippoglossus isolate fHipHip1 chromosome 23, fHipHip1.pri, whole genome shotgun sequence genomic DNA:
- the ldhba gene encoding L-lactate dehydrogenase B-A chain encodes MSSVLQKLISPLASGPAEPPRNKVTVVGVGQVGMACAVSILLRDLCDELALVDVMEDRLKGELMDLQHGSLFLKTSKIVADKDYSVTANSRLVVVTAGVRQQEGESRLNLVQRNVNVFKSIIPQIVKYSPNCTLIVVSNPVDVLTYVTWKLSGLPKHRVIGSGTNLDSARFRYLMAERLGIHSSSFNGWVLGEHGDTSVPVWSGANVAGVNLQKLNPDIGTDSDKEQWKATHKAVVDSAYEVIRLKGYTNWAIGLSVADLTESIVKNMSRVHPVSTMVKDMYGIDDEVFLSLPCVLNSNGVSSVVNMTLTDGEVGQLRKSADTLWGIQKDLKDV; translated from the exons ATGTCCTCAGTTCTGCAGAAGCTCATCAGCCCCCTGGCCAGTGGCCCCGCTGAGCCGCCCAGGAACAAGGTGACGGTGGTCGGGGTGGGCCAGGTGGGCATGGCCTGCGCCGTCAGCATCCTGCTGCGG GACCTGTGTGACGAGCTGGCCCTGGTGGATGTGATGGAGGATCGTCTGAAAGGAGAGCTGATGGACCTGCAGCACGGCAGCCTCTTCCTCAAGACCTCCAAGATAGTCGCTGACAAAG aCTATTCTGTAACAGCCAACTCCCGCCTGGTTGTGGTGACGGCCGGCGTTCGccagcaggagggagagagccGCCTCAACCTGGTGCAGAGGAACGTCAACGTCTTCAAGTCCATCATCCCCCAGATCGTCAAGTACAGCCCCAACTGCACACTCATCGTGGTGTCCAACCCTG TTGACGTGCTCACATATGTCACCTGGAAGCTGAGCGGTCTACCCAAGCACCGTGTCATCGGCAGCGGCACCAACCTGGACTCCGCCCGCTTTCGTTACCTGATGGCCGAACGCCTCGGCATTCACTCCAGCTCCTTCAACGGCTGGGTGCTGGGCGAGCACGGGGACACGAGCG TTCCCGTGTGGAGCGGAGCAAACGTAGCTGGAGTCAACCTGCAGAAGCTGAATCCGGACATCGGCACAGATTCTGATAAAGAGCAGTGGAAGGCCACACACAAAGCGGTGGTGGACAG TGCCTATGAGGTGATCAGGCTGAAGGGCTACACCAACTGGGCCATCGGCCTGAGCGTGGCTGACCTGACGGAGAGCATCGTCAAGAACATGAGCCGGGTGCACCCCGTCTCCACCATGGTGAAG gacATGTACGGTATCGACGACGAggtcttcctgtctctgcccTGCGTGCTGAACAGCAACGGCGTCAGCAGTGTCGTCAACATGACCCTGACGGACGGCGAGGTGGGCCAGCTGAGGAAGAGCGCCGACACACTGTGGGGCATCCAGAAGGACCTCAAGGACGTTTGA